Genomic segment of Panicum virgatum strain AP13 chromosome 2K, P.virgatum_v5, whole genome shotgun sequence:
CGTTTAATCAATGTGGCATTGTCCCTTGAAATTCACATATACCTCCGGCATAAACGCCAAGTTTTATACTTTTGTACTTGTTGCAAAAATATCTTAGTTAGAATCATCCATCCGCTTGAGTGTCTGATTTAATTAATACAATTTTATTCATGAGGAGACCTTGCCTCCTGCGTCCCCCGGGGGAAAAAATGCGTGCAGGAGGGCTGTAAACTGCCCTCCGTGCAGTGCTTGCTTGTCTCGTGCATCCGAGCGACCGAGCCAAGCTGCTATTTGGAGCTGAGCGTCATCAGAAGAGTGCGGGCATCGGATTCTTACAATGTCCACGTGGTGCACATCCAGGCAGGGACCAGAGCGCCCCCCACCCCCACGCGACCGGCCCGCGCGAGAGAGCGCTAGCGTTACCGGGCTCTCCCGATCGCGGGGGCCGGTGCGCTGACCGGGCCAGAGGAGCCAGCCCAGCCGGTCAAGAGCCCtttggttcaaaaaaaaaaaaaccggtCAAGAGCCCGGCAGCCACGCGGCATCCCGGCCCGCCGTCCGATCCCCCAGATCCCCGCCCGCCCCCTCCAGTCCAGCTTGCCCCGGAGCCGGCGGGCCCCGCGGCCACGCCTCGAGACGCTTGTCGTGTCCGGCCCCCCTCACGTGCCGTGCCGGAATCTCCCCGCGATCCAACATCACGTGCCGCACTGGGCGAGCGAGCTCGCGAGCTCACCACTCACCACCACGCCACGCGATCCACGCTGACGCTGACGCCGAGGGAGGAAAACCATCCAGAAATATATACCCGTAGGCCGTAGATCCACCCAtcccgtccccccccccccccccccccaccgcgCAGCCAAGCCAGAGCCGTCCGGAGTCCACGAGGACAGCGTCGTCCTccactcctcctccgccgccgccgccgccggccgcagcaGAACAGAGGAGCCCACGCGCCGGCGCGCGCTCCGTCCGGGCGGAGCGCACGAGCGCGGGTCCAGGGAGCGAGGGGGGATCGGGGCGGCGGCTCTCGGCTTCACTGCTGCGCGGGATGGCGGGCCGCAACGATGTCGGGATCCTCGCCATGGACATCTACTTCCCGCCCACCTGCGTGCAGCAGGTGAAATTCTTCTCCCCCCGGCTGCGCGCGTTACCGTTTCCGTCGCTACGGGCGGGTCGAGACGAGCCGATGCGGTGGTGCCTCCGATCCGcggcgccgacgccttcccgcaTTGCGGTGTGGGGGGTTTTGTGACGAAGGATTTCGGGTTTCATAGGAATCGACGGGGGGTGTTTAGCTGGAGGGTGGTCGAATTCTCGCCGATTGCTGTCGGAACTCGAAAGCTTAAACCTCTCGTGGGTTCAGTGCAGTGCTGCTGCTCGATTCGGTCAGGTGACGGGTCAAATCAGTGGTTAGAAATGCGGTTGTTGGGATTGTTTCGCATCTGTGCAACTCCGGACAACCTGGAGAGTCTGCTCCCGGAAGATCCATGCAGAAAACGGGGAAGGGATGTAAAATTTAAGTAGCACAGGAGAAGATCCGGGTAGTTGCATGTTTAGGAGGAATTGGGCATCATGTTTTGATCCAGCAGTCTCATAGATGGTGCCTTGAATGCAGGAGGCGCTTGAGGCCCATGACGGCGTGAGCAAAGGGAAGTACACCATCGGCCTTGGGCAAGATTGCATGGCCTTTTGCAGCGAGGTGGAGGATGTCATCTCAATGaggtattcttttttttttatgttaTTAGCCTCGAACAAGACTATTGGTCTGGTGTCACAAATTTCTTTGCCACAGATATTCCTTCTCTGATGTCTTTGTTGTGTTGTAACGGAGACGGTTTTCTATATAGTTGCTCGATCATCAGTAGTCTTTGTCGTATGCAACTTCTATTTTAGATATATGTTACCGGTTGTGGTTTGAATAATGAGTAAAAGACTATTCGCTTGCAGTTTGACCGTTGTCAATTCCCTCCTAAAAAAGTACAACATTGATCCAAAGCTTATTGGTCGCTTGGAGGTTGGAAGTGAGACGGTTATAGACAAAAGTAAATCCATCAAAACTTGGCTGATGCAAATTTTTGAGGTTTGTTCACCCAACTCAGTAAAATCATCTAAGTTGCATCCACATATATCTAGAAATACTGTATTCATATGCTCAACCACACCTTTTAGTAAGAATGTCCTAAAGTCTCTTGCTAATTTGTTTTCCCAAGAAGTTAATTTTTGTCGGCTTCTGTTCACAAAATGCAGAAAAGTGGCAATACTGACATTGAAGGAGTTGACTCCAGCAATGCTTGTTATGGTGGAACTGCTGCCCTGCTGAATTGCGTGAATTGGGTTGAAAGTAACTCCTGGGATGGACGCTATGGTCTTGTCGTTTGCACAGACAGCGCGGTTCGTCATCCAACCTTCCCTTTAAGCATGCCTACCGTGATTGGTTGCTCCTTTTAGTTTCTGCTGGAACATGCAATCACAAATTGTCATCTTGTGCTACTGCAATTTCAGGTTTATGCTGAAGGGCCAGCTCGTCCAACTGGGGGTGCTGCTGCAATTGCAATGCTCATTGGCCCTAATGCTCCTATTTCATTTGAGAGCAAATATAGAGCTTCTCACATGGCTCATGTCTATGATTTCTACAAGCCTGATCTCGCAAGTGAATATCCGGTTAGTTTTTCAATCCCTAAACCATCTACTTTCATATACATGCACATGTCCTTCATAATTCGAATTCTTTTCTGCTATCGAATGGCATGTTCAGCATTTCCTTATAACAGCAGATTCATTGCAGGTTGTTGATGGTAAACTATCCCAAACATGCTACTTGATGGCCCTAGACTCATGCTACAGACAATTTTGCAACAAGTGAGCTGCTGCTACTTTATTCCTTTCATTTTTAATGTGAACCTGATTTTTCTTTCAATGTATAAGATTTCTGCTGACCCACTATAATTTCTGAAACTAGATACGAGAAGATTGTGGGGAAACAATTCTCGATTTCTGATGCAGAATATTTTGTGTTCCATTCTCCATACAACAAGGTCTTATTTATTAACTGAGGGCTTTAATGAAGATAATAACTGCTCCaaaagttctttttttttgctgtttCTAGTCTCATGGCCTTGGAAGATTTCCTAATCTCTTCTGTATTTGTTACAGCTCGTGCAGAAGAGTTTTGCTCGACTTTACTACAATGACTTCATGCGCAACTGCAGGTTTGCATTCTTTCTTGGGTTTTGCCACCTTTCTGAGAACAGTAGAGTTCCAATTTAAGCTTTTCTTAGGCCAAACATAGGAATCAATTCTGGAGAACTTTCAAATTTTACATACAGGCTACTCTTGTTATCTGACACTTTAAGTCCAAGATATTTTCCTGAACTAGACTGTTTTTTATACTTTTTTATCAGCTCTATTGATGATGATGCTAAAGAGAAGCTTCAGCCATTTTCTAATCTGACTGGTGAAGAGAGCTACCAGAGTCGCGACTTGGAAAAGGTCTTTTATCATTATATGCAGAATTGTTGTCATGTGATAAATTTAAAATGTAATGAAGTTTTTTTTGCCAAATTTCCAGGCCTCGCAACAAGTCGCGAAGCACTTGTATGACATCAAAGTTCAGCCATCGACTCTGCTTCCCAAACAAATTGGCAACATGTATACTGCATCCCTTTATGCTGCATTGGCATCTGTACTATATAACAAGCATGATAGTCTGGTGAGCCCTGTATGTTTAATTCTTTATCTATAGTTTTGTAATCATCATTCTTAGATGCTGAGAATCAGCTACATCTTTTATTATAGGATGGACAAAGAATCGTGATGTTCTCTTACGGCAGTGGCTTGACATCCACTATGTTTTCGTTGAGGCTAAACAATGGCCAGCATCCCTTCAGTTTATCAAACATTGCTTCAGTGCTTGGTGTCACAGAGAAGCTTCAGTCAAGGCATGAGGTAAGTCCTTCCATTCATGCTTGTTGTTCACTGCTTATAGATCAATGCGCCTTAAGTATTTATTTTGACACTATGCTGGCGTACTTCTACTTCCTGCAAACAGACCTTGCCCGAGAAGTTCATTGACACATTGAAGCTGATGGAGCACCGGTACGGTGCAAAGGATTTCGAGACCAGCAGGGACACGAGCCTGCTGCCGCCTGGCACATTTTACCTGACCCATGTGGACTCCATGTACCGGAGGTTCTATGACCAGAAGCCTGTAGAGGGTGGCAAAGCCAAGTGCTGCAACGGCTTTGCAAATGGCCACTAGTGGCGTGCCGTGGACTCTAAGGTCGCCTCGCCTGCCTTGTTGCTCATAGACTCATCGTGCTCTGTACTCTGATATGCTTATGGTTAGAATTTCCAGCCTAGTGTGTTTCTGAAATAATTTGTTGTCTGCAGCTGTTCTCCTAGATCAGCTAGTTTTTGTAATATTTTTATCTGACCGGTGAAATCAGTCTTGATATTCTTGTTTCTGTAGTTTGTTGGTTCACTGCTTCACTGGTCAAGTGGTCAGCGTTCTTGTCTTCTTGTAAGTTAGGCTGCGAAATTATTCTGTATCGAGCGCCTGACACTTTGGTGCTCCGGCACAAGGCCAAGTGATGCGGACGTGGTTGTGCCGCGGCTAACAAGGTAGCTCAACTCTTAGCAGGTTTCACTCACCAAAATCAAACAGCCAGATATGACAAACCAGCGTGCCAAATGTAACTAATACACAACTTATTGAAGTTGTAATTTTCAAAAATCATGGTATCGAGAAACTGTAGTTTAAATGGAGCCAAAGTTGGGCTGTACCATAATACTGAAAGGGGTCTCGGTGATGTTTTCATAACTCAAGGTTACAGCATTAAGCAATACTGAAGTTGAACGAAGCTACAATTTTTTGCTAAAAGTACATGTTTTGTCGTACCCAACCTCCTAGTTTTCCAAAACCATAGTATTTGTCCAAAACTCCACAACGCAAATTCAGTATTATGCATTGAGAAAAACTAGCGCTAGCCAAATCCAGAGTTTCTTGGAAAATAACATCCTTTGATCAAACAGTACCAGGAGAATGAATTCTGGAACCGATCCTCAGATGCCTGAATAACCAGCAAAAAGAATGTATCtatatctcgtgctaatcataCACTTTCTCTGCCGATTGCTATTacaaatctatttttttaaataagctATTACAAATCTAAACATGTCGATTGAGGAAACATGAAGTGAAATCAGCAAGAGTGTGTAATGACACGAAAATTTTGAGATGTCTCTCTCCAACTCTGTTTTCTTCATAGCTTCTGTCAGGTTTTACACACCTCACCCGTGAAAGAGAAAGGATCACGCTGCCTGCTTCCCTTTCTTAACCCTATCTAATTCTGACTCAGCCTCTTGCAGTGCAGATTTCAGTATAGATACTCTCTGTTCCAGCTCCTCGACAGTGCCCCTTTTCAGAGCAGACTTGTATGGTGTAAGGAAGTGCCGGGAAAAGTTTTGCAAAGCTTGAACACCACAAACCTGGAAAACACATCTTCAAGCACTTACACACATTGTAAACTAGAACAAGCGACACTGTGGTCTACCGGATTACTTACCTCTTCTGAAAGTAAGGGCAGCTTGGTGATGTTGAAGTCGTCATATAACATATGGAACTGATCAATATATTTCTGTTGCATTTTTATCCGTGCTTTTAGCAATTTTGACTCAACAGCTGCCACCAATAAAAGTGAGTACATTAAACCAACAAAAAGACTGAAAATGTCTAGTTCAGTGTTCAGGAGGTTTCTTTTTGAAATACAAATTCTCTAGGTCTTTCAGACAGACTGCCATCTTTGCTTGAAGAATATTTAAATTAGCAGTGGCATATTTAAATTTCCAAAAAAGCTTCATATGCCagtaaatttgacaaataagGTGATTGTTTGTACTTACGTTCTTCATCAAAGATAACTTGGTTGATAATAATATTGTGTGAATCAATCTCAAACTTCGCTAATTCTTGCACCAATCTCTCTGTTTCATATAATGAAAGAAATTCAGGGATACAGACACACACGAAAGTTGTCAAGTcctgagaaaaaaaaggagtcaGAAGGGGTTATATCATCTTCAAATGTTTAAATAATGTAGAGATTTATTGAGGAGACAATCAAAAATGATCAAAACAAATGACTAGAGTCACAAAGTTCCCCGGTCGAGGGTCGATACTTCATAAAATAGTGGTACGAAGCGGGTATACCTCTATAGAACAATAAATTATTATGTCGAACATGACCCTGATTCATCCAGGTCGATGCGTCTTtgtaaagacaaaaactatatacaCATGCTACTAACGAAGAAGTTAATATGTACAAACATATTAgagtaaaatatatatataagagtacattTAGGCAATGGTACACATACAGCATATAACCTAACAAAAGGCACACCAATTCACTGACACCTCCTCGTCCAAATTGAACTCCACCAACAATGGGGCTGTGACACCTCTCAAATTGGGACACAACCCAACCTTGAATGGGGCGCTTGACCCTGTTCGACCCCGACCTTCGAATCGGGACGGCGTCCCCAGGtcgtgggacgaggcatcgGCCGCGAATTTTGTGACTTTAACCACTAGTGCTCTTGTGCACTTCAATTGATCAAGTAAATAAGTCAACCTAGAGTGGCTTAAGCAAGAAACTAGTGTGCTGTTTCAAACTAATCTCTATAGTAACCATACTGACTGTGAGTTCTGGACATGTATCGTGAACCAGTTTCAAACTCATGCCCTTCATTAACAATTTGACCAAAGCTTAAGAGCACCAGGGCATTATTATGAATTCCATGACTTCTGCCATGTGTTGGCACTTGGCATGCATGTTCCCACTATATTTTACTCATAACTAATGTTTGACATCCCAGATTAAATAGCCTTTTGGTTAGCTCATAAAGGAACATATATGCTTCTCCAAAAGCTTCACAGCCTTACCGGATCTTTAAATTGCCTGTTCACTTGCTCGATCACATCCTTCATACCCTCAAGTCTCCCAAGCATTGCATCCTCGTTTATTTCATCACCAAGACCAAACAATCGACTGGCCTGCCAAATGCATCCATGATTATATTAGCCGGTTGGCGTCTAGGTAGCTTCAAAGAAAATTTTGCACATGTGAGGGTTTACATCATAAACATATTACCATTCAGCTCCAATGAATAGAAATACTATGTCATCAAGTCACTCTTTTTTGTGtcttttttgggggggggggtgtaattttttgcaaaatgaaacaCAAACATTCAGTTTGGGATGTCAAAGTTCATCGAAAGCTTGGTGCTTCGGATTCTATTGATCAGAACACAGGTTTCCTCAATTTGTTTCTTTGTTCTAATTTGTAGTCAGTAGAACAATGGTTAAATTATTGATAAATTAACAGATATCCTAGAAAATTACAGCAGCATTAACCCAAAAACTGGACATCTAAATACATGCCCTACAAGTTACCTTCAATTATATTTTTCCCAGTAACTTGAAATGTATGAAGAATACCTGATTCAACAGACCGCCAAATCTGTTTTTCAACTCCATCATTTTCTCAAGACCCTTTTCTAGGGTTGCTGGGAACTGCAGCAGCCGTAAAGTATGCCCTGTAGGAGCAGTATCAAAAACTACAACAGAGTAATCCATTGTTTGGACTAATCTGCAGTAAGTAGGAAAATATCATATTCAAATAGCTGCTAGGATCTAAAAAATACAAAAGCACCCATAGAGTGTTAAAAGCCTGAATAACAATTAATCTAATTCCCAAGATATATCAGAGGGACATTGAAAAGGTGAAATTACAAAAAGGTAACAACTGAACTACTTAAAAGCACTTTTCTGAATATGAATTAATCTAATTCCCTAGATATATCAGAGAGACATTGAAAAGGTGAAATTAAAAAATGGTAGTAACTGAACTACTAAATTGATTGTAATGAAAGGAATTGGTCATAATGGTAACTGGTAAGAATAACAAACACAGGAATTGAGCAAAACCTTACTTTAGCATTTCAGCAAAACTCATAGCTTCATCTACTCCTGGAATCGCATTTGTCAGTTCTGAAAGGAATCCCTCCATTCCTTCATTGGATAAATCATCATTTTCTACCTTTGGATCAATTTCctgcaaataaatttttaaaatgaGGTTGTTGAACGTGCATACCGGTTCTACAAAAATGAGCCAAGCTATCTTTTCAAATAAAGAGTCAAATAATGAAAATAGCAtatcaatttttttctaaaaaacatATGATAACAATTAAAACTGCTTTAACTTATTTATAATTAGTGGAAACACTAAAAATAAATGATTAGGCGCCTTATTGAAAGGTATAGTATCAGTATCATGCTCATGATGGACGAAGAATAAGAAAAGGAGTTCTAAAATCTGGTGCCTAGTCATACATGTATTTTTTTACTACCCAAATGGGACATGTTTTAAATCAAATTTAAATAGAATAggcattcttttttttctccaaagcCAATCACCTAATTTCTTATTAGCCTCTGCTTAGCATATACAAAAGAAAATTACAAGTAGTACATTTCTACAAGTCAGCCCACTAATCTTCAACTTCCATCATCAATGCAACAAATAATGGTGACGGCCATATTCTCGAGCAGAAGCCTAATGGCCATTTGGGAAGGTTAATGAAACACGGTCCCATGCTGAGCAGCAAACCTGTGAACCACATGCCACAACCCCGAATTGGTAACTTTCCTGTCCGTATAGCCTGGTCTATATAAATGTCTAGCTCTTCTCAATGAGACTTTTCTATCTGCATAGTTCTTGTCCTCTTCCATACAACCTTACTAACCTCCCCCTTCGGAAATTCTGTGAAGCAACTTTCCCAGCCAATCACCAGGACACGCAGCCAGCTCATATCCAATCCTCACAAACACCACAGAATTGGGTGGAATCGAGTCAAGTCACGAAGACCGCGCGAGAACCGAGAATAGTGTGGATTGGCAACGTAAGGAGGGGGGAGAAGGCGGAAGAATTTCCTCCTGTTTTTGGCGCTTACCATGGCGTAGAGGTTGGTGAATCCGCGGACGAGGGTGGGGAATTTGGTGAAGCGCTGCTGGAAGGCGTCGCTGAGGTTGTGCGCGGGGTCGGTGGAGATGACGAGCACGGACTGGCGGACGGAGGCGAGGAGGACGGAGAGGATGGAGCTGCAGGTGGTCTTGCCGACGCCGCCCTTGCCCCCGACGAAGACCCACTTGAGGGTGTCCTGGTCGAGGAGGTTCTGCACCGTGGGCTCCGGCGCGTCGCCGGCGTCCACCACCGCCGCTGACGCCATGCTCCGATACCCGCGGGGGTGATCGAGGTGGGCGAGAG
This window contains:
- the LOC120684671 gene encoding ATPase GET3A-like — protein: MASAAVVDAGDAPEPTVQNLLDQDTLKWVFVGGKGGVGKTTCSSILSVLLASVRQSVLVISTDPAHNLSDAFQQRFTKFPTLVRGFTNLYAMEIDPKVENDDLSNEGMEGFLSELTNAIPGVDEAMSFAEMLKLVQTMDYSVVVFDTAPTGHTLRLLQFPATLEKGLEKMMELKNRFGGLLNQASRLFGLGDEINEDAMLGRLEGMKDVIEQVNRQFKDPDLTTFVCVCIPEFLSLYETERLVQELAKFEIDSHNIIINQVIFDEEPVESKLLKARIKMQQKYIDQFHMLYDDFNITKLPLLSEEVCGVQALQNFSRHFLTPYKSALKRGTVEELEQRVSILKSALQEAESELDRVKKGKQAA
- the LOC120684661 gene encoding hydroxymethylglutaryl-CoA synthase-like; this encodes MAGRNDVGILAMDIYFPPTCVQQEALEAHDGVSKGKYTIGLGQDCMAFCSEVEDVISMSLTVVNSLLKKYNIDPKLIGRLEVGSETVIDKSKSIKTWLMQIFEKSGNTDIEGVDSSNACYGGTAALLNCVNWVESNSWDGRYGLVVCTDSAVYAEGPARPTGGAAAIAMLIGPNAPISFESKYRASHMAHVYDFYKPDLASEYPVVDGKLSQTCYLMALDSCYRQFCNKYEKIVGKQFSISDAEYFVFHSPYNKLVQKSFARLYYNDFMRNCSSIDDDAKEKLQPFSNLTGEESYQSRDLEKASQQVAKHLYDIKVQPSTLLPKQIGNMYTASLYAALASVLYNKHDSLDGQRIVMFSYGSGLTSTMFSLRLNNGQHPFSLSNIASVLGVTEKLQSRHETLPEKFIDTLKLMEHRYGAKDFETSRDTSLLPPGTFYLTHVDSMYRRFYDQKPVEGGKAKCCNGFANGH